The following is a genomic window from Candidatus Thermoplasmatota archaeon.
GCTGCTTTTTTTTCTGCGGCTTTTGCTTCTGCTTCAGCTTTTCGTCGTGCTTCTTGTTGTTCCCTGAGTTGCTCTTCTGCTTCCCGTTCGATTTCTTTTCGTACTTCAGCTGATACCTTTCGTTCGAGTTTCTCACGTCGCCATTTATCAGTCAGATTTAATTTCGTAATCAGGAGCGTACTTGCATGCAGTGGTTTTGGTATTTTTTTACCATCTGCTTTCACAATGGTTACTCCTTCGAGTTCAACGAGTTGGTTTCGAACGTCAACTCGTGTCACTTTATCTTCATGTCCCTTGTAACTTCCGCGCATAACTTTTGCGGTATCTCCTTTGATAATAGGGATACTTCGCCGGTCGTATTTTAATAACAAATTTTCAGCAAGATGCGCCGATGTCCATTTTCGTTTTTTATGCAGCGGAGCATTGTATAAAAACTTCCGTTGTTTTCCTGGTTTTTTTGACCTTGTCATATACCATCAACTCATACAATAATCGGTGCTAATGATGCAATTTTTGGCCATCGTTCAGCAGCCTCAAGGGCAACAGGTCCTTTGATTTGTGTTCCTTTTGTTTCTCCGGTATCGGTCACGAGAACAGCAGCGTTATCCTCAAATTGAACCATAGTTCCATCCGGTCGTCGGAATGGTCTCCGTTGACGAACAATGACTGCCTTGAGAATCTGCCGTTTCATATCTGAGGCACCTCGTTTTACACTGACGATAACAAGATCTCCAACGCCAGCAGTTGGTGTTCGCCGATGAACGTTTTTCAGTTTTGGTGTCATCATGATTTGAACAACTTTTGCACCTGTATTGTCAATACAGTTTAATCGTGCTCCAACGGGAAGACCCCGCATTACTCGACCAGCGATTCCTTTCATAGTTTACTTCACCTTTTAGATTTTCTCGATTGCAACAAATGAGACGGTTTTACTGAGTGGTCTACATTCAGCGATTCGGACATTATCCCCAGGTTTAACTTTGATACAGGGAGGACAATGTGCATGGTATTTTGATGTTCTTTTTTCATATCGCTCATACTTTGGAACAAACCGCATGTATTCTCGTTTAATGGTAATTGAATCCTGCATTTTTGTTGAAACAACCACACCGGTTAGTATCTGCCCGCGAATCGGCAGTTTCCCATGAAAGGGACAGTTTATATCTGAACAGGTTGTTTGTGGTGGTTCAACAGGAACACCTATGTTCCGAGTTGTTTGGTTTTTTTCTGCCACTATGTTCACCTTGCTTTTTTTATTCTATCTTCAGGTCGATACATCAATCGTTTTCCTTCAACGATTATTTTTTTTCCGTGATAGTCGAATTCAAAGGTTGCTGTTTCTTTAGCGATGCGTTTTCTTTTTCCTTTGATTTCGATGATGAAGGTATGTTTTGTTTCATCGATGACAACACCAGATTTTTGAATCCAGGTTGGATCGGTACATGCAACAATATTGATACGTCGTCCGATGAGTTCATCGTGAACGATATCTATATCCATTGGTGCCTCGCATGAAGAGCGAAAGAGGTGGTACTACGGTTTTAGATCACTTCAACGACGAAACCAAGCTTCGTCAACGCATCTTTTACTTTCGCTCGGTGATCCCCTTGGAGTTCTATTTTTCCTTCTTTGATAGTACCGCCGCATGCGCAGATAGATTTCAGATTG
Proteins encoded in this region:
- a CDS encoding 50S ribosomal protein L14; the protein is MKGIAGRVMRGLPVGARLNCIDNTGAKVVQIMMTPKLKNVHRRTPTAGVGDLVIVSVKRGASDMKRQILKAVIVRQRRPFRRPDGTMVQFEDNAAVLVTDTGETKGTQIKGPVALEAAERWPKIASLAPIIV
- a CDS encoding 30S ribosomal protein S17, which translates into the protein MAEKNQTTRNIGVPVEPPQTTCSDINCPFHGKLPIRGQILTGVVVSTKMQDSITIKREYMRFVPKYERYEKRTSKYHAHCPPCIKVKPGDNVRIAECRPLSKTVSFVAIEKI
- a CDS encoding ribonuclease P protein subunit, with amino-acid sequence MDIDIVHDELIGRRINIVACTDPTWIQKSGVVIDETKHTFIIEIKGKRKRIAKETATFEFDYHGKKIIVEGKRLMYRPEDRIKKAR